From the genome of Hyperolius riggenbachi isolate aHypRig1 chromosome 9, aHypRig1.pri, whole genome shotgun sequence, one region includes:
- the LOC137533458 gene encoding LOW QUALITY PROTEIN: olfactory receptor 5V1-like (The sequence of the model RefSeq protein was modified relative to this genomic sequence to represent the inferred CDS: inserted 1 base in 1 codon): MKEQLKNCTSEKDFHLLPFAISAHSQLIVFTVIFLMYTMTVLANTMIIGFICLLSWLHTPMYFFLCNLSLQDIIYISAILPKFLAIMKYDNATITFPACVTQLFLFVFCIGTEFLLLTSMAYDRYVAICAPLNYATLMNKTIYILLAAISWLVGFLNALTQSLMLSRAEFCGSQKVDHFYCDLKTMIKLASSDITHLRNFLSVITVVLGFIPFFLILASYVCIIYTIAKIRNSEGRVKAFSSCSSHLTXFLFYGPSLGSYTIPESEHSQEKNKLISLLYTALVPLLNPLVYTLRNKEILRAIKHLKERCCRGGI; this comes from the exons atgaaggaACAGCTGAAGAACTGCACTTCTGAAAAAGATTTTCACCTCCTGCCGTTTGCCATATCTGCACATTCACAGCTCATAGTTTTTACAGTGATCTTCTTGATGTATACTATGACCGTGTTAGCCAATACGATGATTATCGGTTTTATATGTCTACTCTCCTGGCTTCACACGCCCATGTACTTTTTTCTGTGTAACCTTTCCCTGCAGGACATCATTTACATCTCAGCCATCCTTCCTAAATTTTTAGCTATCATGAAATATGACAATGCCACCATTACTTTTCCCGCCTGTGTAACCCAGCTGTttctttttgtgttttgtattggaACTGAATTTCTGCTCTTAACGTCGATGGCTTATGATCGCTACGTGGCTATTTGTGCCCCACTAAATTATGCAACCCTAATGAACAAAACCATTTACATCCTTCTTGCTGCCATCTCTTGGCTCGTAGGATTCTTAAACGCATTAACGCAATCACTCATGCTTTCACGTGCGGAATTCTGTGGTTCTCAGAAGGTTGATCATTTTTATTGTGATTTGAAAACTATGATAAAACTAGCCAGCAGTGACATCACACACCTCAGGAATTTTCTGTCCGTAATAACAGTTGTTTTGGGTTTTATACCCTTTTTCTTAATTTTGGCATCTTACGTGTGCATCATCTACACCATTGCAAAGATCCGTAACTCTGAAGGACGAGTCAAGGCTTTCTCCAGCTGCTCCTCACATCTCA TTTTCTTATTTTATGGGCCTTCCCTTGGCTCGTACACCATTCCAGAGTCTGAACATTCCCAGGAAAAGAACAAGCTCATTTCCttgctgtatacagcacttgtccCACTTTTAAACCCACTGGTGTATACACTACGCAACAAGGAAATCTTGAGAGCAATAAAGCACTTAAAAGAAAGATGTTGCAGAGGAGGAATCTGA